CGGCACGGCCGTCGTCACCCTCGCCGCCACCGCCGCACTCGTCGCCGGGTGTTCGTCCTCCGACGACAAGTCCGGCAGCGACCCGCTCGCGGGCGGCAAGGCCAGTGGCGACAGCGTCGTCGTCGGCTCCAACAACTTCGCCGAGAGCATCCTGCTCGCCGACATCTACGGCGAGGCCCTGAAGGCGAAGGGCGTCAAGGTCACCTACAAGCACAACATCGGCAGCCGCGAGACCACCTACGGCCTGCTCAAGAACGGCTCCGTCACCGTGCTGCCCGAGTACAACGGGGCGCTGCTGGCCTATCTCGACAAGGACGCCGCTCCCAAGACGGTCGCCGCCACCACGGCCGCGATCGGCGCCAAGCTCGACCCCAAGCTGACGCTGCTGGAGCCCTCGCCCGCGCAGAACAAGGACTCGGTCACCGTCAACGCCGCGACGGCGGACAAGTACAAGCTGACCGACAAGTCCTCCATCGCCGACCTCAAGGACGCGGCGAAGGACATGGTCATCGGCGGCTCGCCGGAGTTCCAGACCCGGCAGCAGGGCCTGCTGGGCCTGAAGTCGCTGTACGGCCTGGAGTTCAAGTCCTTCAAGGCGCTGGACGCGGGCGGCCCGCTGACCCAGGCCGCGCTGAAGAAGGACACCGTGCAGGCGGCGGACGTGTTCACCACGGACCCGACCATCGCCAAGGAGAAGTTCGTCGTCCTCCAGGACCCGAAGAACCTCTTCGGTTTCGAGAACGTGCAGCCGCTCGTCCACAAGAGCGGTCTGGACAAGAAGGGCGTCGACGCGCTCAACGCGCTCTCCGCCAAGCTGGACACGGCGACCCTGCTGGATCTGGACACCCAGGTGCAGTCGCAGAACAAGGACCCGCTGGACGTCGCCAAGGCGTGGCTGA
The sequence above is drawn from the Streptomyces sp. SAT1 genome and encodes:
- a CDS encoding ABC transporter substrate-binding protein, translating into MTSYAKSTRSSTRRTGTAVVTLAATAALVAGCSSSDDKSGSDPLAGGKASGDSVVVGSNNFAESILLADIYGEALKAKGVKVTYKHNIGSRETTYGLLKNGSVTVLPEYNGALLAYLDKDAAPKTVAATTAAIGAKLDPKLTLLEPSPAQNKDSVTVNAATADKYKLTDKSSIADLKDAAKDMVIGGSPEFQTRQQGLLGLKSLYGLEFKSFKALDAGGPLTQAALKKDTVQAADVFTTDPTIAKEKFVVLQDPKNLFGFENVQPLVHKSGLDKKGVDALNALSAKLDTATLLDLDTQVQSQNKDPLDVAKAWLKSAGLV